The following proteins come from a genomic window of Mycolicibacterium rufum:
- a CDS encoding acyclic terpene utilization AtuA family protein, translating into MHEMLTGGDLDFLTGDYLAELTMLILGRDRMKNPDRGYAKTFLRQLEECLGIARDRGVRIVANAGGLNPAGLAREIRALADRLGVDVSVAHVDGDDLLPRADELGLGRPLTANAYLGAWGIVDCLQAGADVVVTGRVTDASVIVGPAAAHFGWSRADHDQIAGAVAAGHVIECGTQATGGNYSFFGEIADMTRPGFPITEIHADGSSVITKHPGTGGAVTVGTVTAQLLYEIGGARYANPDATLRVDSIELRQDGPDRVRISGVTGEPPPPTLKVSLNSLGGFRNEMTFVLTGLDIEAKAALVRRQLEAGLAVRPAELQWSLARTDHPDADTEQTASALLRCVARDADAATVGRQFSSAAVELALASYPGFTSTAPPGDGQVYGVFTAGYVPADAVAHVAVHADGTTVAIPPATETRELEPVADPALPEPGTFGPARRVPLGLIAGARSGDKGGSANVGVWVRTEEQWRWLAHTLTADRLRELLPEAAELPVTRHLLPNLRAVNFVIEDILGRGVAYQARFDPQAKGLGEWLRSRTIDIPEELLS; encoded by the coding sequence ATGCACGAGATGCTCACCGGCGGCGACCTCGACTTTCTGACCGGCGACTATCTCGCCGAGCTGACGATGCTCATCCTCGGCCGCGACCGGATGAAGAACCCTGACCGGGGCTACGCCAAGACCTTCCTGCGCCAGCTCGAGGAGTGCCTGGGGATCGCCCGCGACCGCGGGGTCCGCATCGTCGCGAACGCCGGCGGACTGAACCCGGCCGGCCTCGCCCGAGAGATCCGTGCGCTGGCCGACCGACTCGGTGTGGACGTATCGGTCGCCCACGTCGACGGTGACGATCTTCTCCCGCGCGCCGACGAACTGGGTCTGGGTCGACCGCTGACCGCCAACGCCTACCTCGGGGCGTGGGGCATCGTGGACTGCCTCCAGGCGGGAGCGGACGTCGTGGTGACCGGCCGGGTGACCGACGCGTCGGTCATCGTGGGGCCCGCCGCGGCGCACTTCGGGTGGAGCCGCGCCGACCATGACCAGATCGCCGGGGCCGTCGCGGCCGGGCACGTCATCGAATGCGGCACCCAGGCCACCGGCGGCAACTACTCCTTCTTCGGCGAGATCGCCGACATGACGCGTCCGGGCTTCCCCATCACGGAAATCCACGCCGACGGGTCCTCGGTGATCACCAAACATCCCGGCACCGGGGGCGCCGTCACCGTCGGCACCGTGACCGCGCAACTGCTCTACGAGATCGGCGGTGCCCGGTACGCCAACCCCGACGCCACGCTGCGCGTCGACAGCATCGAACTCCGCCAGGACGGACCCGACCGGGTCCGCATCAGCGGCGTCACCGGTGAGCCGCCGCCGCCCACCCTCAAGGTCAGCCTCAACAGCCTCGGCGGCTTCCGCAACGAGATGACGTTCGTGCTCACCGGCCTCGACATCGAAGCCAAGGCAGCGCTGGTGCGCCGCCAACTCGAGGCCGGCCTCGCGGTGCGTCCCGCGGAACTGCAGTGGTCGCTGGCGCGCACCGACCATCCCGACGCCGACACCGAGCAGACCGCCAGCGCCCTGCTGCGGTGCGTCGCCCGCGACGCCGACGCCGCCACCGTGGGGCGTCAGTTCTCGTCCGCCGCCGTCGAACTGGCGCTGGCCAGCTATCCCGGCTTCACCAGCACGGCGCCCCCGGGCGACGGTCAGGTGTACGGCGTGTTCACCGCGGGATACGTGCCTGCGGACGCGGTGGCCCATGTCGCCGTGCACGCCGACGGCACCACGGTGGCCATCCCGCCGGCGACCGAGACCCGCGAACTGGAGCCGGTCGCCGACCCGGCCCTGCCGGAGCCGGGCACGTTCGGTCCGGCCCGCCGCGTGCCGCTGGGCCTGATCGCGGGTGCGCGCAGCGGCGACAAGGGCGGCAGCGCGAACGTCGGGGTGTGGGTGCGCACCGAGGAGCAGTGGCGCTGGCTCGCGCACACGCTGACCGCCGACCGGTTGCGCGAGCTGCTGCCCGAGGCGGCCGAGCTGCCGGTGACCCGCCACCTGCTGCCGAACCTGCGGGCAGTGAACTTCGTCATCGAGGACATCCTGGGCCGGGGCGTC